GCCTACGCCGCCGAACACGGCAGTCCGGAACTCGGCACCGAGCACCTCCTGCGGGCCGCCCTCGCCGCCGAACCGACCCGCAGCATGCTGCAACAGGCGGGGGCGGACCCCGACACGCTGGCGGCCGAGATCGACCGCGGCGCGGGTTCGGGGCCGAAGCAGGCCAGCGTGGCCGTGACCCCCGCGGTCAAGCGGGCCCTGCTGGGCGCGCACGATCTGGCGCGGGACAACGGGGCCTCGTACATCGGCCCGGAGCATGTGCTGGACGCGCTGGCGGCCAACATGGACTCGGCAGCGGGGCGCATCCTGAACCTCGCCCATTTCGATCCGCAGGCCGCACCGCAGGGCAGCCTCGGGGGCCAGCACGCGGGCCCCGAGCACGGCACCCCGCCGAAGCACGACACGCCGACCCTGGACAAGTACAGCCGTGACCTGACCGACCTGGCCCGGGCGGGCCGGATCGACCCGGTCATCGGCCGCGAGGAGCAGATCGAGCAGACCATCGAGGTGCTCTCCCGCCGGGGCAAGAACAACCCGGTGCTGGTCGGTGACGCGGGGGTGGGCAAGACCGCGATCGTCGAAGGCCTGGCGCAGCGCCTCGCCGACGGGGACGTCCCCGAGAACCTGGCGGGACGGCGCGTCGTCGCCCTGGATCTGACGGCGGTCGTCGCCGGCACCCGCTACCGCGGTGACTTCGAGGAGCGGCTGAACGGCATCATCGAGGAGGTCCGTGCGCACCCCGACTCGCTGATCGTGTTCATCGACGAACTGCATACGGTCGTCGGTGCCGGCGGGGGCAGCGGAGACGGCGGTTCGCTGGAGGCGAGCAATATGCTCAAGCCCGCCCTGGCACGCGGCGAGATGCATGTCATCGGCGCCACCACCCTGGAGGAGTACCGGCGGAACATCGAGAAGGACGCCGCGCTCGCCCGCCGCTTCCAGCCCATCCTCGTGCCCGAGCCCGATGTCTCCGACACGGTGGAGATTCTGCGCGGGCTACAGGACCGCTACGAAGCCCATCACCAGGTGCGCTACACGAACGAGGCGCTGCTCGCGGCGGTCGAGCTCTCGGACCGCTATATCGCCCACCGCTTCCTTCCCGACAAGGCGATCGACCTGCTCGACCAGGCGGGCGCACGGGTCAGGCTCCGCTCCGGCGCCAAGGCCACCGACGTACGCGACCTGGAACGCGAGCGGGAGCAGCTGGTGCGGGACAAGGACCAGGCGGTCGCCGCCGAGCAGTACGAGCGGGCCAGCGAGCTGCGTGACCGTATCGCCGCACTCGCCGCGCGGATCGAGGCCGGCCGGGGCGAGCCGCTGAGCGACGGCCGGATCGTGCAGGTCACCGCGGAGGACATCGCCGAGATCGTGTCGCGGCAGACCGGCGTGCCCGTGAGCAGTCTGACCCAGGAGGAGAAGGAGCTGCTGCTCGGGCTGGAGGAACGGCTGCACACCCGGGTGATCGGCCAGGACGACGCGGTCACGGCCGTCTCCGAGGCGATCCTGCGGTCGCGGGCCGGGCTTGCCGACCCCGACCGCCCGATCGGCAGCTTCCTTTTCCTCGGCCCGACGGGTGTGGGCAAGACCGAGCTGGCCCGCGCGCTCGCCGAGGCGCTGTTCGGCACCGAGGACCGCATGGTGCGACTGGACATGAGCGAGTATCAGGAGCGGCACACGGTCAGCCGGCTGGTCGGTGCTCCCCCGGGATACGTCGGCCATGAGGACGCGGGACAGCTGACCGAGGCGGTGCGCCACCACCCGTATGCGCTGCTGCTGCTCGACGAGGTGGAAAAGGCCCACCCCGATGTCTTCAACATCCTGCTCCAGGTCCTCGACGACGGGCATCTGACCGACTCCCAGGGCCGTAGGGTCGACTTCAAGAACACCGTGGTCGTGATGACGAGCAATCTCGGCTCCGAGGCGCTCAGCGGCGGCCGCGGGGTGCTCGGCTTCGGCCCGGAGAGCACGGACGGGGGCGACGGCGCGCGGGAACGGGCGCTGGGCTCCTTGCGCGAACACTTCCGCCCGGAGTTCCTCAACCGGCTCGACGAGATCATCGTCTTCCGCCGGCTCACCGACGACCAGTTGCGTCAGATCACCACCCTGCTGCTCGACGGGACCACCCGCAGGCTGCGTGCCCAGGACATCTCCGTCGAGTTCACCCCCGGCGCCGTGGACTGGCTCACCCACCGCGGCCATCAGCCCGAATACGGAGCCCGCCCACTGCGGCGCACCATCCAGCGCGAGGTGGACAATGCGCTCTCGCGACTGCTGCTGGATGGTGCGCTGACGGCCGGGGGCGAGGTGCGCGTCGAGGTGAAGGACGACGAGCTGGCGTTCCGCACCGACGAGAAACGGTAGGAGCCGTTGTGGCGGCGCTGGGGCCTCGTGACACGTCCGAGGGGCGCGACGAGTCGCCGGAGGAGCGGGCCGACCGGCGGTGGAACGAACTGCTGCAAGAGGTGCGGGTGATCCAGACCGGGGTGCAGATCCTCTTCGCGTTTCTGCTCACCGTCGCCTTCACCCCGCGCTTCACCACGCTCGAACCCACCGACAAGGCCATTTACGTGGTGACGGTCCTGCTGGGGGCGGCCACGACCGGCGCGCTGATCGGCACGGTGACCTTTCACCGGCTGGTCACCGGCCACCGGTTGAAGCCCGAGACGGTGATGTGGGCCTCGCGCCTGGCCCTGCTCGGCATCGTCCTCCTGCTGGGGACGGTCGCCTCCGCGCTGCTGCTGATCCTGCGCATCGCCCTGCACAATGCCGCCGTCCCCTGGGTCGTCGCGGGGCTGGTCGTCTGGTTCGTGGTCTGCTGGTTCGTGCTGCCCGCCTGGATTCTGCACCGGTATTCGACCAGGGACTGAGCGGAGCGAGCGGACCGAGCAGACCGAGCGGGGGACACCGCGGGCGCGTCCGGTGCCCGGACCTCTCGTGCCCCTGGGGTGCCGGCGGTCCGACGCCCGATGCGCCCCGCCGCCCCATGCGTCAACGGCCGCCAAGGGCGCGGGCCGAGACCCAGGTCAGGGTCTCGGCCCGCGCCCTTGGCGGCCGTTGCGCCGTCGCCGGCTAGGCGCGCGCGGCGGCCGGGCCCACCCGGCGCGGGCGGTAGAGCAGCGCCGCGCCCGCGAGTCCGGCGCTGACGATCGCCAGTCCCACGGCCATCAGCTCGGGCCACATTCCCGTTTCTCCCAGGCCGCTGCCCATGGGCGCGAAGACGCCGGCGCGGGACAGCGCGTGCAGGGCGATGATGATCATCGCCGCGGCGGCGCTCACCGTCCAGACCAGGGCGGTGTCGCGCATCGCCAGCCAGCCGGCCAGCAGCAGGTAGACGATGGCGATGGCCATCGAGAGCCCGGCGGTCGTCTGGGCAC
This Streptomyces decoyicus DNA region includes the following protein-coding sequences:
- a CDS encoding ATP-dependent Clp protease ATP-binding subunit; translated protein: MSNGFMGPEGYGPDSFGDFLARFFGAAQSASGEPGQPAPRQADIARMMSGPARDLVTSAAAYAAEHGSPELGTEHLLRAALAAEPTRSMLQQAGADPDTLAAEIDRGAGSGPKQASVAVTPAVKRALLGAHDLARDNGASYIGPEHVLDALAANMDSAAGRILNLAHFDPQAAPQGSLGGQHAGPEHGTPPKHDTPTLDKYSRDLTDLARAGRIDPVIGREEQIEQTIEVLSRRGKNNPVLVGDAGVGKTAIVEGLAQRLADGDVPENLAGRRVVALDLTAVVAGTRYRGDFEERLNGIIEEVRAHPDSLIVFIDELHTVVGAGGGSGDGGSLEASNMLKPALARGEMHVIGATTLEEYRRNIEKDAALARRFQPILVPEPDVSDTVEILRGLQDRYEAHHQVRYTNEALLAAVELSDRYIAHRFLPDKAIDLLDQAGARVRLRSGAKATDVRDLEREREQLVRDKDQAVAAEQYERASELRDRIAALAARIEAGRGEPLSDGRIVQVTAEDIAEIVSRQTGVPVSSLTQEEKELLLGLEERLHTRVIGQDDAVTAVSEAILRSRAGLADPDRPIGSFLFLGPTGVGKTELARALAEALFGTEDRMVRLDMSEYQERHTVSRLVGAPPGYVGHEDAGQLTEAVRHHPYALLLLDEVEKAHPDVFNILLQVLDDGHLTDSQGRRVDFKNTVVVMTSNLGSEALSGGRGVLGFGPESTDGGDGARERALGSLREHFRPEFLNRLDEIIVFRRLTDDQLRQITTLLLDGTTRRLRAQDISVEFTPGAVDWLTHRGHQPEYGARPLRRTIQREVDNALSRLLLDGALTAGGEVRVEVKDDELAFRTDEKR
- a CDS encoding DUF6328 family protein yields the protein MAALGPRDTSEGRDESPEERADRRWNELLQEVRVIQTGVQILFAFLLTVAFTPRFTTLEPTDKAIYVVTVLLGAATTGALIGTVTFHRLVTGHRLKPETVMWASRLALLGIVLLLGTVASALLLILRIALHNAAVPWVVAGLVVWFVVCWFVLPAWILHRYSTRD